One Tunturibacter gelidoferens genomic region harbors:
- the queF gene encoding preQ(1) synthase: MSTATLPTAPTHTTGYTDDHAKSGLDATFPAIETWQNQFKAYEILVDDPEFTSVCPKTGLPDFGRLTIRYMPRHSCLELKSLKEYLFTYRNLGIFQENIVNQVLDDVVKACDPVWAVIVGDFRPRGGISTVVTATYPREESRPK; encoded by the coding sequence ATGAGCACCGCGACCCTCCCGACCGCCCCAACCCACACCACCGGCTACACCGACGACCACGCCAAGTCCGGCCTCGACGCCACCTTCCCCGCCATCGAGACCTGGCAGAACCAGTTCAAGGCCTACGAGATCCTCGTCGACGACCCCGAGTTCACCTCCGTCTGCCCCAAGACCGGCCTCCCCGACTTCGGCCGCCTCACCATCCGCTACATGCCCCGCCACAGCTGCCTCGAGCTCAAATCCCTCAAGGAATACCTCTTCACCTACCGCAACCTCGGTATCTTCCAGGAAAACATCGTCAACCAGGTCCTTGACGACGTCGTCAAAGCCTGCGACCCCGTCTGGGCCGTCATCGTCGGCGACTTCCGCCCCCGCGGCGGCATCTCCACCGTAGTCACCGCCACCTATCCCCGCGAAGAGTCCCGCCCGAAGTAG
- a CDS encoding glycosyltransferase has protein sequence MLLSLHSILTALSWLIALAWLWKAVTSAIGLPRIPDLTAPEHNRTPANNPSITVIVPACNEEKNIDACLNSLLQQDCTNLHIIAVDDRSTDNTGAIMDALAANHPDKLTILHITELPAGWLGKTHAMAFAARHAISLHQPHYLLFTDADILFHPDTLRLALAHTVATQADHFVLLPTATVKSAGEGMLLSYLQVMGLWAVRLWRVSDPKALRDAVGVGAFNLLRTPVYQQFGGYEALRMEIVEDVALGTRIKRQRFRQRIASGPGLVSVHWARGVSGILNGMTKNFFAIFRYNPTVVILSCLWITVFCIAPVFFLALPNTRTAAILTLASVALLYVLSSRKSRVSPWYAVLFPVSAALIVSTILRSMLTTLKQGGVTWRGTFYPLSELRKKQRLTDTGS, from the coding sequence GTGCTCCTATCGCTCCATTCCATACTCACAGCGCTCTCATGGCTCATCGCCCTCGCCTGGCTCTGGAAGGCCGTCACCTCGGCCATCGGTCTACCCCGCATCCCGGACCTCACCGCGCCCGAACACAATCGAACCCCAGCCAACAATCCATCCATCACCGTCATCGTTCCCGCTTGCAACGAAGAAAAGAATATCGACGCGTGCCTCAACTCTCTTCTTCAGCAGGACTGCACCAATCTCCACATCATCGCCGTCGACGACCGCTCCACCGACAACACCGGCGCGATCATGGACGCCCTCGCCGCGAATCATCCGGACAAACTCACCATTCTCCACATCACCGAACTCCCCGCCGGCTGGCTCGGCAAAACCCACGCCATGGCCTTCGCCGCACGCCACGCCATCTCCCTCCACCAGCCCCACTATCTCCTCTTCACCGACGCCGATATCCTCTTCCACCCCGACACCCTCCGCCTCGCTCTCGCTCACACCGTCGCCACCCAGGCCGACCACTTCGTTCTCCTCCCCACCGCTACCGTCAAATCTGCAGGCGAGGGCATGCTCCTTAGCTACCTTCAGGTCATGGGCCTCTGGGCGGTCCGTCTCTGGCGCGTCTCGGACCCAAAGGCCCTCCGCGACGCAGTCGGAGTCGGAGCCTTCAACCTTCTCCGTACCCCCGTCTATCAACAATTCGGTGGCTACGAGGCCCTCCGCATGGAGATCGTCGAAGACGTAGCCCTTGGCACCCGAATCAAACGCCAGCGCTTCCGTCAGCGCATCGCCAGCGGCCCGGGACTGGTCAGCGTTCACTGGGCCAGAGGCGTCTCCGGCATCCTCAACGGCATGACGAAGAACTTCTTCGCCATCTTCCGCTATAACCCCACCGTCGTCATTCTCTCGTGCCTCTGGATCACAGTCTTCTGCATAGCTCCCGTCTTCTTTCTCGCCCTCCCAAATACCCGCACCGCGGCGATCCTTACTCTCGCCTCCGTAGCACTTCTCTACGTTCTATCCAGTCGCAAGAGCAGAGTGTCCCCTTGGTACGCCGTCCTCTTTCCAGTCAGCGCCGCGCTCATCGTATCCACCATCCTCCGTTCCATGCTCACCACTCTCAAGCAAGGCGGCGTCACCTGGCGTGGCACCTTTTACCCACTCTCTGAGCTCCGCAAGAAACAGCGCCTCACTGACACCGGGAGCTAA
- a CDS encoding cytochrome b, translated as MTTSRTRFTAPQRLPHWLMAICILSMLFIGVGMVSTITSKYLTLVQIHKPLGIAILVLALIRLTLRIIYGAPSLPADLPEPIKLAAISSQYIFYILMIAMPLIGWAMLSAAAYPVVLFGSVHLPSILPVNPSLHTLLWRAHHYLAFAFFAFILMHVAAMIFHKLIRNDGIFETMAPGSTHDYSESK; from the coding sequence ATGACGACAAGCCGCACACGCTTCACCGCGCCGCAGAGATTACCCCACTGGCTCATGGCAATCTGCATTCTGTCCATGCTGTTTATCGGTGTAGGTATGGTCTCGACCATCACCAGCAAGTACCTGACATTAGTCCAGATTCATAAGCCGCTCGGCATAGCCATCCTGGTGCTGGCGCTGATTCGTCTGACGCTACGCATCATCTACGGTGCGCCCTCACTGCCCGCCGATCTACCGGAGCCGATAAAGCTAGCTGCGATCTCATCGCAGTACATCTTCTATATACTGATGATCGCCATGCCGCTGATCGGCTGGGCTATGTTGTCTGCTGCGGCCTACCCTGTGGTGCTCTTCGGCAGTGTGCATCTGCCATCGATCCTGCCGGTAAATCCCAGTCTGCATACGCTGCTATGGCGCGCACATCACTACCTGGCCTTCGCCTTTTTTGCATTCATCCTGATGCACGTCGCCGCAATGATCTTTCACAAACTGATCAGAAACGACGGCATCTTTGAAACAATGGCTCCCGGGTCGACACACGACTACTCAGAGAGCAAGTGA
- the cobG gene encoding precorrin-3B synthase: MSCVSRRFLRRRVKKESRMMRVGESFCPGILHAVQAKDGLLTRIRVPGGMITPSQLTAVAELSASFADGNVDITSRSNIQLRAIKTKDLSSLVHGLDLAGFLPSPLHDRIRNIVASPFAGLGFGEILDTQPFVRELDRRLIADHVIAGLPPKFSFAIDGGGRWFGRDCDDLALRAVNVDNTPLFHLAIGGILSGFGVRVDEAVDCILEAAKMCVEISKELEMPARGRKIASAPRAMNRLLDALSDFLVACPFPDGLGDVDDMPVGIYPCERVGFVDLVPSVPLGRLTAEQIRCMASIAKRWDGDIRLAPWRGVVLGSIPESSVSQITAKLEAVGLSSDGKDGYRGVAACAGIVGCDASLADVRHHASLLALRLAGRYTQPGWTVNISGCEKQCAMRSGATAELIASSSGYSLRINGQFIASNCSLESAIDNVAACQAEIPIEVFS, encoded by the coding sequence ATGAGCTGCGTTTCCCGACGATTCTTGCGGCGGCGAGTCAAGAAAGAAAGTCGCATGATGAGAGTTGGAGAGAGTTTCTGCCCTGGAATTCTTCATGCCGTCCAGGCGAAAGACGGTCTACTCACTCGGATAAGAGTGCCGGGAGGGATGATTACTCCAAGCCAACTCACCGCTGTCGCAGAACTTTCCGCTTCATTCGCGGATGGGAACGTCGACATCACTTCACGATCAAATATCCAACTGCGGGCCATTAAGACTAAAGATCTCAGCTCCTTAGTTCACGGTCTCGACCTCGCGGGCTTTCTTCCATCACCGTTACATGACCGAATCCGCAATATTGTGGCAAGTCCCTTCGCAGGCTTAGGCTTCGGCGAGATCTTGGATACTCAGCCATTCGTTCGAGAGCTAGATCGTCGTCTCATCGCCGATCATGTGATAGCCGGTCTACCGCCTAAGTTCAGTTTTGCCATCGATGGCGGAGGACGCTGGTTTGGTCGCGACTGCGACGATCTCGCCCTACGAGCAGTGAACGTTGATAACACGCCTCTGTTTCACCTCGCAATCGGGGGGATCCTGTCTGGCTTTGGCGTAAGAGTCGATGAGGCCGTGGACTGCATACTCGAGGCTGCAAAGATGTGCGTCGAGATCTCAAAAGAACTCGAAATGCCTGCAAGGGGAAGGAAAATCGCGTCAGCACCAAGAGCGATGAATCGATTGCTCGACGCGTTATCTGATTTTCTCGTGGCTTGTCCGTTTCCCGACGGTTTAGGCGACGTCGACGATATGCCGGTAGGAATCTACCCATGCGAGCGAGTGGGTTTCGTAGACTTGGTTCCCTCGGTTCCTCTTGGACGACTAACTGCAGAGCAGATAAGGTGTATGGCCTCAATCGCAAAGAGATGGGATGGAGATATTCGATTGGCTCCATGGCGAGGTGTTGTCCTCGGATCTATTCCTGAAAGTTCGGTCAGTCAGATTACTGCAAAGCTTGAGGCAGTTGGTCTATCGTCTGATGGCAAAGATGGATACCGGGGGGTAGCTGCTTGTGCGGGCATTGTCGGCTGTGATGCCTCTCTGGCTGATGTGAGACATCATGCATCTTTGTTGGCGCTCCGCCTAGCCGGCCGCTACACACAACCAGGCTGGACGGTCAATATTTCAGGATGTGAAAAACAATGCGCGATGCGAAGTGGTGCGACCGCCGAACTGATAGCAAGTTCCTCGGGCTACAGTTTGCGGATCAATGGGCAATTTATTGCTTCAAACTGTTCGCTTGAATCTGCCATCGACAACGTGGCCGCATGTCAGGCAGAAATACCCATTGAGGTTTTTTCGTGA
- the ispG gene encoding flavodoxin-dependent (E)-4-hydroxy-3-methylbut-2-enyl-diphosphate synthase yields the protein MPEIQRRRAVTVNIGGVRVGSDSPVVVQSMTNTDTADVESSVQQIAALARAGSEMVRVTVNNDEAAKAVPAIVEELAKKGWSTPIIGDFHYNGHLLLRKYPETAKALAKYRINPGNVSIGRKDDDNFRTMVEVAVEHQKPVRIGVNWGSLDQALLTKMMDENSKSANPLAARDVMMEAMVVSALDNAAAAERYGLRRDQIILSAKVSGVRDLIDVYTELAKRCDYALHLGLTEAGMGMKGVVASAAGLAPLLLSGIGDTIRVSLTPTPGGDRSEEVRCGQQILQSLGIRSFMPQVTSCPGCGRTTSTYFQELAERIQGYLVASMPEWKKQYPGVEELKLAVMGCIVNGPGESKHANIGISLPGTFEEPKAPVYVDGKLFTTLKGDQIVEEFQVILDEYVEKRYGRVLVEV from the coding sequence ATGCCTGAGATACAGCGTCGACGTGCGGTAACGGTGAACATTGGTGGAGTTCGAGTTGGGTCGGATTCGCCGGTTGTGGTGCAGTCGATGACCAATACGGATACGGCTGATGTCGAGAGTTCGGTGCAGCAGATTGCGGCGCTGGCTCGCGCCGGCTCGGAGATGGTGCGCGTGACGGTCAACAATGACGAGGCGGCGAAGGCTGTGCCGGCGATCGTCGAGGAGCTGGCGAAGAAGGGCTGGTCGACTCCGATCATTGGCGACTTTCACTACAACGGTCACCTACTGCTGCGGAAGTATCCCGAGACGGCGAAGGCGCTCGCGAAGTACAGGATCAATCCGGGCAATGTGTCGATCGGTCGGAAGGACGATGACAACTTCCGGACGATGGTTGAGGTTGCGGTTGAGCATCAAAAGCCGGTGCGGATTGGTGTGAACTGGGGTTCGCTCGATCAGGCGCTGCTGACGAAGATGATGGACGAAAATTCGAAGTCGGCCAATCCCCTGGCCGCTCGCGACGTGATGATGGAGGCGATGGTGGTGTCGGCTCTTGATAACGCCGCTGCCGCGGAGCGGTATGGATTGCGACGGGATCAGATTATTTTGTCGGCGAAGGTGTCGGGGGTTCGAGATCTGATCGATGTTTATACCGAGTTGGCGAAGCGTTGCGACTATGCGCTGCATCTCGGGCTGACCGAGGCCGGGATGGGGATGAAGGGCGTGGTGGCTTCGGCTGCGGGTCTGGCTCCTTTGCTGCTGTCTGGGATCGGGGATACGATCCGGGTTAGTTTGACTCCGACGCCGGGTGGGGACCGGTCGGAGGAGGTGCGTTGTGGACAGCAGATTCTACAGTCGCTTGGGATTCGCAGCTTCATGCCGCAGGTGACGAGTTGCCCTGGCTGCGGCAGAACGACTTCGACCTACTTCCAAGAGCTGGCGGAGCGGATTCAGGGCTACCTTGTGGCTTCGATGCCGGAGTGGAAGAAGCAGTATCCGGGGGTCGAGGAGTTGAAGCTGGCGGTGATGGGCTGCATCGTCAATGGGCCCGGCGAGTCGAAGCATGCGAATATTGGAATCTCGCTGCCTGGGACGTTTGAGGAGCCTAAGGCTCCGGTTTATGTGGACGGCAAGCTGTTCACCACGTTGAAGGGTGATCAGATCGTTGAGGAGTTTCAGGTGATCCTTGATGAGTATGTCGAGAAACGGTATGGGCGAGTGCTGGTAGAGGTGTAG
- a CDS encoding precorrin-8X methylmutase: MIYKKDAQDIYRESFEIIRAESDLSAFTPDLARVVVRMIHACGMTDLPQYVSASPTAIEVGEQALLAGKPIFCDANMVANGITRSRLPKDNEVICTLSDPKTGEIARRFDTTRSAAALELWRDKLDGSIVVIGNAPTALFHLLEMLEAGAPTPALIIGVPVGFVGAAESKMALETNPLNLPYLTIRGRRGGSAIAAAAVNALASEEE; this comes from the coding sequence ATGATTTATAAGAAAGACGCGCAGGATATTTATCGAGAATCCTTTGAGATTATCAGGGCTGAGTCCGACCTGTCCGCCTTTACACCAGACCTCGCTCGGGTGGTGGTAAGGATGATTCACGCATGCGGGATGACGGATCTGCCGCAATACGTCTCTGCCTCACCGACTGCGATTGAAGTTGGTGAGCAGGCGCTCCTCGCAGGAAAGCCCATATTTTGTGATGCAAATATGGTGGCAAATGGGATTACCCGATCCAGGCTTCCAAAAGACAATGAAGTGATCTGCACCCTGAGCGATCCAAAAACTGGTGAGATAGCGAGGAGATTTGACACGACTCGCAGTGCGGCAGCTCTGGAACTTTGGCGCGACAAGCTTGACGGTTCTATTGTCGTGATCGGAAATGCACCCACGGCTTTGTTCCACCTGCTCGAAATGCTCGAAGCAGGTGCACCGACTCCCGCTCTCATCATCGGCGTTCCTGTTGGCTTCGTCGGCGCTGCGGAGTCCAAGATGGCGCTAGAGACTAACCCCCTGAATCTACCTTATTTGACAATACGAGGACGTCGCGGTGGAAGCGCCATCGCAGCGGCTGCCGTCAACGCTCTGGCAAGTGAGGAAGAATGA
- a CDS encoding catalase family peroxidase, whose protein sequence is MVPSPASPKPFRLWPFVLIAAVVGIAAVGFAYTAGWLSPNRLTPKKLVAGLAPPGGPALGHRRNHAKGICFTGTFEANGEGSSLSKAPVFVRGQYPIVGRFNLGTPNPNAEDAMVRVRGLGILITTPDGQEWRSAMINAPIFPVSNPQAFYDLLTASASKDPDAMKNFIAANPGFLTFLPWAKSDQWTESYAEEPYNSLNSFLFVDESGAKHPIRWSLIPAAQLVSISPADLAKRGPDYLEQEITQRVAAGPQHWNLMVTVANPGDPTADPNKAWPADRRTINVGTMTVQQIEPERDGPCRDINFDPTVLPAGITTSDDPFPAARSAAYSRSYNSRTAEEADYPRNATGARQ, encoded by the coding sequence ATGGTTCCGTCTCCTGCATCACCGAAACCTTTTCGGCTTTGGCCGTTCGTACTCATCGCTGCGGTGGTGGGCATCGCCGCAGTCGGTTTCGCATACACGGCTGGATGGCTATCACCCAACAGGCTGACCCCCAAAAAGTTGGTAGCGGGATTGGCTCCTCCGGGCGGCCCGGCATTGGGTCATCGCCGCAATCACGCGAAAGGCATCTGCTTCACTGGAACGTTTGAGGCGAACGGCGAAGGTTCATCACTCTCCAAAGCGCCAGTCTTCGTCCGGGGCCAATATCCGATTGTGGGACGGTTCAACCTTGGCACTCCGAATCCGAATGCTGAGGACGCAATGGTGCGTGTGCGCGGTCTCGGCATCCTCATCACCACGCCAGACGGGCAGGAGTGGCGCAGTGCGATGATCAATGCACCGATCTTTCCCGTTTCGAATCCGCAGGCTTTTTACGACCTCCTGACGGCCTCCGCAAGCAAGGATCCCGATGCGATGAAGAACTTCATTGCCGCAAATCCGGGGTTCCTTACGTTTCTCCCCTGGGCTAAGAGTGACCAATGGACCGAGAGCTATGCGGAGGAGCCTTACAACAGTCTCAACTCCTTTCTGTTCGTCGATGAGTCCGGCGCGAAGCATCCGATCCGCTGGTCGTTGATCCCAGCGGCGCAACTTGTTTCTATTTCGCCAGCAGATCTGGCCAAGCGCGGTCCCGATTATCTCGAGCAGGAGATCACGCAGCGTGTGGCCGCGGGCCCTCAGCACTGGAATCTGATGGTCACCGTTGCCAACCCCGGCGACCCGACTGCGGACCCCAACAAGGCGTGGCCCGCTGATCGTCGTACGATCAACGTTGGAACCATGACGGTGCAGCAGATCGAACCAGAGCGCGACGGCCCGTGCCGCGACATCAACTTCGACCCAACCGTACTGCCAGCCGGAATCACTACGTCGGATGATCCATTCCCCGCTGCACGCTCGGCAGCGTACTCCCGGTCGTACAACAGCCGCACCGCCGAAGAGGCCGACTACCCGCGTAACGCGACAGGAGCCAGGCAATGA
- a CDS encoding precorrin-2 C(20)-methyltransferase → MPGQLFGVGLGPGDPELITLKALRIIRQAHVVAYPTAKHGQSNARCIVSSELTLEQIELPMIYPITTQTTDHPGGYEAIIAQFYDDMAEQIAAHLHDGRDVAVLCEGDPFFYGSFMYLHDRLAHRFSTEVIPGIPSVMAAAARLSTPLVRRDSELTILPATLSEDALVARLNPWSAFAIMKLGRNFTKVKNALSRAGVLSKALYIERATMSREQIVHLSDVDSANVPYFSLILVPDSRPDQIDKSTARPGQITVVGVGPGSAEWITPEAQQVLAEATDLVGYQRYLDRVPLRSGQRRFGSDNKVEAERAQHALSLAASGRRVCVVSSGDPGIFAMATAVLESVDQGPEAWRSLDIRIVPGISAMQAAAARIGAPLGHDFCVLSLSDRLKPWEVIVKRLHAVASADFALAIYNPISSERKWQLAEAQAILSGYRAPETPVVFARAVGRPDEKIVITDLARFDPDLADMQTLILVGSSTTRNLALSNHREMIYTPRTYGV, encoded by the coding sequence ATGCCAGGACAACTATTCGGTGTTGGACTAGGACCTGGCGATCCAGAGCTTATCACTCTCAAAGCTCTACGCATCATCAGGCAAGCTCACGTTGTTGCTTATCCGACAGCTAAGCACGGCCAGAGCAACGCGCGTTGTATCGTGAGCTCAGAGTTGACGCTCGAGCAGATTGAGTTGCCGATGATCTACCCAATCACAACGCAGACGACGGATCACCCAGGCGGGTACGAGGCAATCATCGCCCAGTTCTATGACGACATGGCTGAGCAGATCGCCGCTCATCTTCATGATGGTCGAGACGTCGCGGTTCTTTGTGAGGGCGATCCATTTTTCTATGGCTCTTTCATGTATCTTCACGACAGGCTAGCTCACCGTTTCTCTACCGAGGTGATTCCCGGAATCCCGTCCGTGATGGCGGCTGCGGCAAGGCTCTCGACTCCTCTCGTTAGAAGGGATTCAGAGCTGACTATACTGCCTGCAACTCTTTCAGAAGATGCATTGGTCGCCCGGCTAAATCCTTGGAGCGCATTCGCGATAATGAAGTTAGGCCGCAACTTCACGAAGGTGAAAAACGCTTTGTCCAGAGCTGGGGTCCTAAGTAAGGCCCTCTATATTGAACGCGCAACGATGAGCCGGGAGCAGATAGTTCACCTCAGTGATGTAGATTCTGCTAATGTTCCCTACTTTTCGCTTATCCTCGTTCCTGATTCGCGGCCGGATCAAATCGACAAGTCTACGGCTCGTCCAGGTCAGATAACGGTGGTTGGGGTCGGACCTGGCTCAGCCGAGTGGATTACGCCGGAGGCGCAGCAGGTATTGGCTGAGGCAACCGATCTGGTAGGGTACCAACGATATCTGGACCGCGTTCCACTTCGATCCGGTCAACGTCGCTTCGGATCTGACAACAAGGTGGAGGCGGAGCGCGCGCAGCATGCTCTTTCCCTCGCCGCATCTGGCAGGCGCGTATGCGTCGTTTCGTCCGGCGATCCAGGAATCTTTGCAATGGCCACTGCCGTATTGGAGTCGGTCGATCAGGGGCCGGAGGCTTGGCGTTCTCTAGACATCCGCATCGTTCCTGGGATATCGGCTATGCAGGCGGCAGCAGCCAGAATTGGTGCTCCCCTCGGCCACGACTTTTGCGTTCTTTCGCTGTCCGATCGTTTGAAACCTTGGGAAGTTATTGTGAAGAGGCTGCACGCGGTGGCTTCCGCTGATTTCGCATTGGCGATTTACAACCCAATCTCTTCCGAGCGAAAGTGGCAGTTGGCAGAAGCACAAGCAATTCTCTCAGGATACAGAGCTCCCGAGACGCCGGTGGTATTCGCCCGCGCTGTCGGCAGGCCTGATGAGAAAATTGTGATTACAGACCTCGCGCGATTCGACCCGGACCTGGCTGATATGCAGACGCTCATCCTCGTAGGCTCCTCTACCACTCGCAACCTTGCGCTGTCGAATCACCGGGAGATGATCTACACTCCGCGAACCTATGGAGTTTGA
- a CDS encoding spinster family MFS transporter: protein MASSTTQKPEPSRAPSVAGATTALVLLTALNFVNYIDRYILPGVQEQVKAEFHLSDEHIGTLTFWFMIAYMFTSPITGWLGDRFPRKPMIVIAALFWAAINFLTATVHSYDSLNIRHAALGIGEASFGIFAPSLLADYYAPDQRNRVLTIFNVAIPVGAALGYLVGGTVGEHYGWRMSFIVSAIPAALLAILIAIFLKEPARGASGDSAASGDSAAGEHGKAKLEKGTILSLIKNPAYLCSILGYAAVTFSLGGISWWMPSFLQRIDGRSQSSAAYIMGAITVVAGLGGTITGGTIAQRWSRTNSKALYLVPAISAAIAVPPALLCFFGPHSLTLYGLGAAIFLIFLGTGPVNAATLNAVRPEIRATAMAGQLFIIHALGDAISPRIIGAVSDRSTLNLGLGSTLITLLLAAVIFSIGSRYAPPLHHEIPTAA, encoded by the coding sequence ATGGCCTCCTCGACCACGCAGAAGCCCGAACCCTCCCGCGCCCCCTCCGTCGCCGGAGCCACCACCGCCCTCGTCCTCCTCACCGCCCTCAACTTCGTCAACTACATCGACCGCTACATCCTCCCCGGCGTGCAGGAACAAGTCAAAGCCGAGTTCCACCTCTCCGACGAACACATCGGCACCCTCACCTTCTGGTTCATGATCGCCTACATGTTCACCTCGCCCATCACCGGATGGCTAGGCGACCGCTTCCCCCGCAAGCCCATGATCGTCATCGCCGCCCTCTTCTGGGCCGCGATCAACTTCCTCACCGCCACCGTCCACTCCTACGACTCGCTCAACATCCGCCACGCCGCCCTCGGCATCGGCGAAGCCAGCTTCGGCATCTTCGCCCCCTCTCTCCTCGCCGACTACTACGCGCCCGACCAGCGCAACCGCGTCCTCACCATCTTCAACGTAGCCATCCCCGTAGGCGCAGCCCTCGGCTATCTCGTCGGAGGCACAGTAGGCGAACACTACGGCTGGCGCATGTCCTTCATCGTCTCCGCCATCCCCGCCGCCCTCCTCGCCATCCTCATCGCCATCTTCCTGAAGGAGCCAGCCCGCGGAGCCAGTGGAGACTCAGCCGCCAGCGGAGATTCAGCCGCCGGCGAACACGGTAAAGCCAAGCTCGAAAAGGGAACCATCCTCTCCCTCATCAAAAACCCCGCCTACCTCTGCTCCATCCTCGGCTACGCAGCCGTAACCTTCTCCCTCGGAGGCATCTCCTGGTGGATGCCCTCCTTCCTCCAGCGCATCGACGGCCGCAGCCAGTCTTCCGCTGCCTACATCATGGGAGCCATCACTGTAGTCGCCGGCCTCGGCGGCACCATTACCGGTGGAACCATCGCGCAACGCTGGTCCCGCACCAACTCCAAAGCCCTCTACCTCGTCCCCGCCATCAGCGCCGCCATCGCCGTCCCACCCGCTCTCCTCTGCTTCTTCGGCCCCCACTCCCTCACCCTCTACGGCCTCGGAGCCGCCATCTTCCTCATCTTCCTCGGTACCGGGCCCGTCAACGCCGCCACCCTCAACGCCGTCCGCCCGGAGATCCGCGCCACCGCCATGGCCGGCCAGCTCTTCATCATCCACGCCCTCGGCGACGCCATCTCCCCCCGCATCATCGGCGCCGTCAGCGACCGCTCCACCCTCAATCTCGGACTCGGTTCCACCCTCATCACCCTGCTCCTCGCCGCCGTCATCTTCTCCATCGGTTCCCGCTACGCCCCACCCCTCCATCACGAAATCCCAACCGCCGCCTGA